From the genome of Dermochelys coriacea isolate rDerCor1 chromosome 1, rDerCor1.pri.v4, whole genome shotgun sequence:
GCACAAATAATTAATTCCATTTCTTTTCAATAGCCTGGTAAGTAATCTTACCAGTGACATTACAATACAAAACACATCCAAAGAGTTCAATATGTTTTAATTGTCAATGAATGTGCTAATCAGTGATTAAtcctcacagcacctctgtgagATAGATATTAGCCTCAATTTATAAATGAGGAAAtgtaaatgacttgccaaagaccacacagtgagtctgtgacagagatgggaacagaacccaagaacCCTGAATCTCAGCCCTACAGTCTAACCACTAGACAGTCTCCTTCGTGATGACACTTGGCTCTGCAAGTCCAAGTTGTAACATACAGCTGTAAATCTTTTTGGAATTTGTCCACATAGGTGAGTGCTCAGCCATAATTTAAATACAGTACACTTGTATGTGCAACTACAAATCAACATCAGAAGCAACAAAGGAGTAGCAaagtactgttaaaaaaaaatattacaccaTGAATGAtgcaagataaataaaaagagtaACTAAATGATGCATTCCTTATTTACCATAATGTACCATTTGTTAGTAGCAGAATTCaagaaaaatgttaatgtttttaaGCTAATAATTAAAAGAGCAGCATCTCAGAtactaaattatttttccatCATGAAACACTTACGATCTGATGCAATTTTTTCTGTCCCGTCCAAAGGATTAATAATTCCTGGAATGAGCTCGCCAAAAGACAAGTGATCTATTCTATGAGAGAAGTTGTATGCTAAAAGACAACACAAAAGAACCACCAAATGTAAggggtttattttggtgaaaTATGAAAATTTTGTACAtttctctctcaccccccccaacTCACAGCACAATAGGAAAGGCATCATCTGGAATATTTAATGCCATTAGGATGGAtataaaatgttttcaggatttGCACTTTTGTAAATGTATTCACAAATCCAAATGTGTATTTATTATAAGCAAAGCTTGCTTTACTGGcatcaatatttaaaaacatgtatatTCAATTTTAACTCAGCACTTCCCCCCATTTTTATAGGCAATACAATGTAGATCAAAATGTACAGGCATTTGCAACAGCCCAAGAGTTAAAGGGCCAAGAAGCAGCCAAGGAATTACTCTACAGTTCACATTTCAGGCTGACAAAGTGTTGGAAAGATTAAATTGCTTTATTAATTAAATGCACAAACCTATATAATgcaagaataattttatttatttagtttctaaTCTTGAAAAGATTTCTgcacatgattaattgcaatggGAATACACACATGTAAAATTAAATTCACATGGAAGCCATTGCAGGATTGGAGGCTTTAACAGTAAAGAGTCAGGAAGCAAAGCTAAATTTTCACAGTAACAtttactctctcacacacacaacacactgcAGTAATATACATTCAGCAGTCTGACTACTAATCCAAAACACTGAAATAATGTTTTATGAGGTCAGaaattttaaaccttttatagtctAAATATTGCAGGGAAACAAGCTCTCTGAAAAATACAGATTATTATACAATACTTCTGAAATCCAAGATATActattataaaatgctttttattgttatttacatattattttatatatCGTTTTACATTATGACTGTAACACAATCAGCATAAACAAATAGTCTGTGAATGTCAAATGCGTAAAAAGATTTGTCACTTTACAATATAATATCCTGAAGCCTATTCTCTGCTTTCTTTTACAATGCAAATCACTCAGCTAGAATATCTCAGCAATAGTATGTGTCCAATACTACACTAATATCCAAATCAGTAGCTAGGAGATGCTATGAACCAACAGTGTTTTTTGAAAGATGACAGTAAAAGCTTACAATCGTGGCTCACAAGGGCTGCCAAGTGTGCATGGCCTCGGGGATGGGGAATTGCCCTAAAGAAAGCAAAAACATGTTTGATAAAGCAGTGGTTTAACGGACACTCAGCAGAAGCTCAAATAATAAAAATTGGGGTTTCCATAAAGCAAATCACCAGTTTTCCCTTGGATTTCAATAAAATAGCCCTTTATAATGGGCATTGAAATTTTCATTGTTGCTCAGTACAGACAACCAGAGTAACACCTGAAGACACATTAAGCTCATGAAAATCCTCCAATataaacaaaaagttatttttagaaaCACCAATAGGTTTTGTCTAGCCAGAGAGCTGCAAGGGGAAAAGCTGTAAAATCCTGGCATGATCCAAACACAGTAAAAGACCAACCATGTAACAGCTCAAGTTGCCAGTGGTTAATATTCCCTGCACTTGCCTTGTGAGTAGGCAGATTATCAGATTCATTTGTGGGACTCTATAGTATGCACATTGGGAGAGGTTGGAAGagcaggaggaaagagagaaggaaaacaaagggaGCACCAGAATCACACTGGGAAAGGACCAGCATGAATTGGAAAACTGACACACTTCCCCAGCCCCTCTTCACACTCAAAAAGAAGTTTTACTTCTAAGCTTGCTTTTATTACCCTATGACCTAGTGTGAGGTTTACACCTAACAGAATTAAAGAACCCCTCCTTCAACAAGACATTAAAAGTTGAGTGACGATCCAAAGCAGATGCATTTTGGAGAAAtggaagatgggggtgggggcggaataAAAGATTGGGAGATGAGGCACTAGAAGGCTACAATAATCAAGGCAAGACACGACCAGAAGGAAGGAAGCAACAGGATTTAGCAAGAGCATAGATATGAAGGggatgagagagaagaaagattGTGCTAGGATGTAGGAAGGACAGAAGAGATGGCAACAGAGAGAGTAGGAGGGGAGAGATTAGAGCTTCAATTTTGAACAGACCGAGTTTGAGAAGACAGCTGGGCACCTAACAAAATATGTCAGAGGCAATTTTGAGAAACAAGACTAAATAGAGGTGTAGGTTTCGGATTCAGTCTAGCAGAGATGATAGTTGAAACCACAAAAGGAGATATGGTTATTTAGTGGGTCCATAGAGCGAGAAGAGGGGGTTTTGCAACTCTTAGGGATGTCAGACAGGGATAGAGAAAAGAATGAGGAGCTGTTTAAGGAGATATGTAGATGCTGAAAGGATAGTCGGCAAGGCAGGAAAAGAATTAGAGCAGTCACAGGCCAAGAAAGGGTCATTGCAGGAACTACACATGGCATATGAACATGACACCTCCAGCCATGCTAGTGCACAATGATCTGGCTTGGTTACAGGCATACGTTTCCAATACAGATTTCTAGCTTAAAGTGCTTACAAGACAACATGATTACAGAAGCATGTCAGGAAACTGATCCACATTTAGTCATGACTCCCTAACACGCTTCTATAACTATATTACCTCATTCATACAACTAACAAAAATCTGTGCTGCAAAACATATGCCCTTTGCTATGACAGACAGCTTTGCTCTTGAACGGTTACAGCAAGGgcgggaaaactttttggcctgagggccacatcgggtttccaaaattgtatggaggccCGGTTAGAGGAGACCGTCTCCccacaaacagccaggcatggcctggcccctgcctcctatccgacccccccgatccctgcttcttgccccctgatgaccccccgggactcctgccccatccaaccccactgtCCCCTGACGGctccccccccgggactcctgcgcCGTCTACCatcccctactccctgtcccctgaccacccccagaccttccacccccgactgccccctgccaccccatccaacccccccactcattcctgacttgccccctgggactcctgccccatccaacccccctgacTGCactgacccctatccacccccccgcccctgaccacccccccaactcccctgccctctatccaaaccCTCCTGCctccttactgcactgcctggagcaccggtggctggcggcgctacagccgcgccgcccagagcaccagggcaggccacggctctgcaactgcgctgtcCGGCCGCCTATAGCACTGCACCGGCGGCGCGGCACACTGAGGCTCCAGGGGAGGGtgtcagtgggggaggggctgggactagcctcctgggccaggcgctcaggggccaggcaggagggatccggcccgtgggccgtagttagCCCACCTCTGGGTTAGAGGTATAGTAAGGTTGGGCCCAATTAGATAACAGGAAAGTACGAGCATTCTAAAAGTATTAGCTGTCACTTTATCACATGTTAACAAAAGGCATTAGTTCATCTAATCAGCTGTAAACGTTCAATTTATGGATATATGACAACATTGCTGAACACAGGAGAAGCAGCTACTTCAGCAGACATTTCAAAAAGTTCCATAGTTCATGTTGACTATAACCAGACATGAAGAAATATGATGTTTGAAATGAGAGAGATACCATATGAAAAATATGACCAGAAAGGGAATCTGTATTATGATAAAAGCAGCTAACTAGGCAAAAGTGAGCCAAAGAAAGTTTTTTGcttaactacacacacacacacatctgtcttGGTCAATTTGTGGTATATTCAGTAAGTGAAAAGAACATACTTGCCCACAGTTATGTGAAAGTTTCCTGCCACTTTATTGACATAGAGATGACCATGAATTCTACATGCATCTGGAGGCAGTAACGAATTATCCTCCCTGTTTGAACAAGAAACAGGGAAACAGCTCAAAACACAGTAATTGagattattttatatataggTGAAAAAATAGCATCATGTAAAGTTTAGAAAACCACATTCTTCTGCCATGGAAAATAAACGTTCCTGGTACAACCTAGATattcagaaaagggaaaacaaactAATTACAAACTATGAGCTTTAAAACATCCGGACTTTTATGTTAAAAAGCACATTTTATAGTAgattaaaagcacacaaaaaagtTACACACCCCCACTGAGAGGAAAACGAATTAAGAGTAGCTCATTTTATAAACACTATCCTGGCCAGCCTGATGCTGCTCAGAGTTTCAACACATTACTCAAATGTTCAAGACTCCTAGGGGATGAGGCTAACCAGATGGATAAGAACCAGAACAATTACAGAGAAGACTCCCTCTCAGGTCCTAGGAATATCTGTCACCTCATGAAACACTTTTCAGCAACTCAGATTGAAAATGGTTTGTTCAGGTAATACAGCTGTGCTGACCAGGGTGAACagcacaaaacattaaaaaaaaaacaaaaacccaccagtTGCTGAAAGCTAATTAATGACCACGTATCAAGAAAAGTTTTCAACAACATTTTAAGAAGTTTTGCCCAGCTCACATTTGCTGGTATAACCATGTCACCTGAAATAGTTTCCAGATCTGCTTCTGAAAACAGTTTATTCGAACAGCCCAAAGTGTAGCTTAAATGGCACCCCAGAAAATAATGAAATGGGAGCAGAAGATAATGAAATGGGAGCATCACTCCTGAGCACTCTTCAGCAGTGGCCTAAGATGAAAGAATGCAGTCGCTCCCCAGACACGGGAAAGGAGACCACAGTGTAGTAACTATGGGAGGGAGCATTTATTGGCATTGGAAAaaggagaaactttttttttttttaaatttacaccaCATAAGGACATGCACAGTAAATCTtatattatttaaatgatttttaaagaaaaaaatcatgtttgttactgatttaatatttttttatttatattagaaaTGCAAGTGCCTGATAAAGCAGGTTAAAAACTTGTTGATGGTTGAAATGAAAGAACTGAAAGAGAGGGCTCTGAAATTGTTTTAGAAAGGTAGTTCATCAAAATAAGTAGAtacaatttgtttaaaatattcaaaaatattttgtaactAATTTTAAGCACCATTAATACATGACAGGTAAGTGGTGAGTCTTGAATCTTGTGGGGTGCTGATCATCATAAAAATGCTAAAGAAACACAAATGGATTCatataaaaaaaagtaacaacCTTTCTGGCAAGTGTTTTCTGGCACACTAAGGATGTAAGTAAAATACAATCCAGTTCAGACTGTTGCTGGTCTGGGTTGTAAAGAAATCAGTAAGTCTCTAAAATATTAAGACAAAGGCTTTGGATTCAGGGAAACCTGAAGCAAGGCAGAGGCATTCAAGTCTCTTCACCATTATAACTTTGTCTtcagaaatgaaataaagaaagCAATCAGTCATGAGAGAAAGTGAAATCAGCTGCATGCAACAATCTCTCTCTCACCTTGGTGGCAGTGCTGTTGAAGCACTTTTAAAAGCACTTTTGAATATCACATCTTGAAGGGAGTGTTCTTCCTGCAGCCTACTCTGAATTAACTTCAGCATCCTAAAAGATCACAGAGATGAGTACAGTAAGTGGGAATGTATGCAATAGAGTAACAGAAAATAAATTCAGAGTTACCATCAAGTACATTAGTTACATATTGTAAAACAACTCAGTTCAGCAAAAGGATGGCATGTTAAATACAGACATATGCCAAACATTCCTACTGCTCAAGtataagagctctgtgtaagcctgaAACATCTCccactcaccaacagaaattggtccaataaaaagatacaacctcacccaccttttgtctctacaacaacactgcatacagttaAGGTTGGCAGGCCCAACCATTCATTTACTTTGGCAGTGGCTCCATTGGTAAACTCAGAAGCTTGGGATTCCATACACACATCCCTCCTCATCACCATCTCAACCAACCTCCCAAttccaacaaaaacaaattagaaTGAATCCTAGGCCTAAATTCATACTAAACAAAGTACTGCATGCAGTCTCCATGGTCTCGCATTAAAGCACATATGCACTTGTCTGCTTACTGTTGTGTTATACAGTACATTGGAGCatttctctccccagctgcatcaaagaggaaggagagaacaACAATAAACTTTTAAATGCTAACAGTAATCAATTCAACTGCTGAAGGTGGTGAGTTATTTTGGTTTAATGATACTGACGTACATCTAAACATGGCAAAAGAGTTCATAAAGAAACTACCAAAACTACCACACGTGCAATTAAACTAGATAAAATGCGTCAGGACTGTTTATTACAAGGACTGATAGATAGTTCaaatagttttatattttaaaaaaatatgaaagagtACTCATTCACGGTAAAGACACTGAATGCTGACTAGTCAGCTCTAAAAAgccagagagaaaaataaatgagcttCAGTTTCAGCGAGTGTGTACTGCACTGTTATGGGCAGTATCTGTGCAAGGTAACATATGGTTGGgtatttttgtggggtttttttgtttttgtttttttaaaacatgacttAGGTATACTCAGAGCATATTCTCTGAGCTATTTGCAGTGTCAAAAGAAAAGCAGACCTATCATTGTCCAATATACATGCATTCACATCAGTGCTTTAGAATTATCTATTACCTCTGCCACTCTCTTTGCTGGGGACTGAGATCAAATATTACCTGcaacaaagaagaaaacacaTAGTAATACATAACCAGAAAGCAATACCAATGACTCCACCCCACTAAAGTTCTCTCCACAAaattcagaacagaaaaaaaggtgatttacaataatattttattttgtgctaAAAGATTTATCCAACTTTTCCCATATACAATAAATTCAAAGCGGACTTTAAATTTTAGCTTTTCATTAGTGAATCCTAACAACGTGGAGCTAGGAGACAGATTTTTATAACTATACGTAGTTCAAAAGGTAGCAactatagtttaaaaataaaagaagcaagTGCAGTCACAGTCCAACACCGAACCGTGTTCAACAAGGCTCAGCATTTGGTATATCGAAACCTTACCCTACTTTTTGCCATGGCAAACACATCACTGAACAccattttaaccttttattacaGACACAGCAAAGAAGGAAAACAATTAAAGCATCTGAAacgtaaagtattaagtaaggctttcattttaacatcccTTATTTCCTCTCTCTTTAGCTGGAGGGAGTTTTTACAGTCTATTAGATGATactaaagatggtaataactgtccttttggtgAAAAGAGAAGatgttagttgagatgggctggacctgttgttgctgctgctgttaaagttagaccccatttcctagaagacaaaacaagacacacacaaaacaggagagaagaacagcaaagattgaaaatgtgacttctgtctctggtgttgactttcacttgcaacctcactgctggaaaaaacaCAGACACTGCACATGGTCTTATTagctactctgagacctggcaaactcaaaccagcattgggctgtttagggtatttcatagatactaaggtcagaagggaccattctgatcatctagtccgacctcctgcacagcgcaggccacagaatctcacccacccactcctacgaaaaacctcacctatgtctgagctattgaagttctcaaatcatggtttatcTCTTGATGGCTTCAGATCAGAACtaaatgcctttctggaagatgctccAATCAAATACAAATTGATTGAGCTCAATATGAAGAGAACTGGATGACATGCCCTGGCCCGTGTTATACAAGgggtcagactaaataatctaaTGTTCCCTGTTGGCCTGAATATCAATTAACCTTAAAAGCCAGGGCTGCTGAATCTTtgaggaagagatttttttttttctctcaaacgACTCTGTTGAAGAGGTATCCCAAAGCCAAAGAGTTTTAAAATCGTCTAGGAATTACTTCTCTCCGTTAAGCAGATTTCACTTCCTTGGCACTTGGGTTGTCACAATGCCCACAGACCCCCCGCCGTGAACCAGAGTCACCCAGGGTGGATGAGATCTGAATATTTAACCCCTAATTCAACCGAATAGAAACACCCTTTCAttaaaaacagcagagaaaaGGGGCCCTGCCCATTTCATTTGCAGGGCACCTTTTAAGACTGCACTTTAGAGGACTCACAAAAAGCCACATTTGGGATCCCAATCACTGCACCTCTGCAAGGTATGGTGGCCTGAATGGTACAGGAGATCATGGACTGTTGATCCCTGCTGTGTTGCCACATATGTAGGTATGACAGAGCGAGGTCTGAAACTCAGCGCTTCCTGGCTTCGGTGGGTGACCTGCAAAGGGAGAAGTGAATTCCCAGGGGCCACCCGCCCAGCCCAGAGCTCAACAGAGGGAAGAGATTCAGGCCCTACTGCTGATGCCCCTGGTAGCCTCTTGGGCACAAAGCACACGAGATCACTCCCATTGCAGGATTATTTTAATCACATCTCTATATTTAGTTTTCCCATTTCCTCCTTGCCAGTTCTTTTAGCTGCTTCTTTCTGATCACAGGCTGACAGTAATGTTGCAAAATATTCCGTCTCGGCCAGCTAAGAGACTCTTgttagaaggaaaaaggagagggataggtAAGAGAAGATAGAAGGTTGGGTAGGAAAAGAATACATAATGTGGTGGTTGGGGGTGTGCTGTGACCATGTCTCAGATCTCAGGTGCTGTTTGGGATTCAAATGGAGCTGGTAGAGGTGGCGGTGTAATCTGGGTCCCAGTCCCGGGCCTGATCTAGGCAGGACATCTTTTAGTATTAGGATGAAGGaggcctggggtcccaggagacagtgggggtggcagccatgatggtaaaGCTCATTCCAGTATCCTCCATCTATTCTTTCacaaagtttctctctttcaggACCCAAAAAGGGAATGGTGGGAGGAAAAGCCCATCTTCTCATTATATcatccaccaattaggcctagtttTGACACACCAATTTCAGTTCACCGAGTTCCAGACCCccattttcttgtttaccaagcataaTCTTAACATGGTCCTTGAGTTTTATGTAGGCGTTTTTGTTTGGgttaattcagtctgtctccctttcctACTTTTTcccccatcaacatttatttttataagtcattgtgacatcttatgaactctCACTCACTCTTCACAGTTGAGCCACAGTCAGAGTGAATTTgcaggcccaattatcacaacagccCCTAATGGGCCTGAGATTTTGTCCTCCCTCTCCAATCACCCATTTTTAGGGATATGGCTCAAAACACGGGAACTTACATGGTTTACAAAGGATATAACTGTCATCATACATTTCACTGCTAAGTGTACTGCTTTGATTACATACctaatatttgttttataattaagcTCTGAAAATATGGCTCATAAAATCAAATATTTGCAAGTTGTTCCTGGCACAGAATTATCAGTGAAGTGAAAAGGTTCAATAACGGCATATGCATTTCCTCAGCTACTGTAAACTGAACAGTCTCCAAGAAATTACAGACAGAACTACTTAATGGGCTTAATCAATCAATCTGCAACTAAACAGACAATTGTGATGCAGCATATACTCCCAGGGGACAAGGTACATAACCCCATTCACTCAGGCCCACTGTACTGACTTGCAGTGAGACTTACagggtaagtctacacagcaaagcccatgccagctgactcaggctcacagggctcaagATATGGAGCTGTTTGAcagctgtgtagacttccaggcttgggctgcagcctgagctttggGAACCTCCCACTTTAcagggctccagcccagctgggaaatCTAGAAAGCAACAAAACAACCTGAGCCCTGCGATCCCAAGACAGCTAGCATGGGCTAGCTGTGAGTGTCtggttgctgtgtagacatacccacaggctGCTTCAGGGAAGCAGCATATAATTGCTATGGGACTCAATGACTTGAGGAAACAGCATCAAGCAGATCTCATATCCAGATGCATCACTGTCTGCCCAATTGAAAGATAAGACGACACCACAATAATGAGCATCCATTAAGGAACTTGTAATTGCACTTCAGGTAGCACTTGAAGCTGGTTCTCCAACGGCTGGACGAGAACAACAAAAAccacccacacatgcac
Proteins encoded in this window:
- the ERGIC2 gene encoding endoplasmic reticulum-Golgi intermediate compartment protein 2 isoform X3, which produces MRRLNRKKTLNLMKELDAFPKVPESYVETSTSGGTVSLIAFTAMALLTILEFMVYRDTWMKYEYEVDKDFTSKLRINIDITVAMKCQYVGADVLDLAETMVASADGLVYEPVIFDLSPQQREWQRMLKLIQSRLQEEHSLQDVIFKSAFKSASTALPPREDNSLLPPDACRIHGHLYVNKVAGNFHITVGKAIPHPRGHAHLAALVSHDSYNFSHRIDHLSFGELIPGIINPLDGTEKIASDRKSD